One genomic segment of Jaculus jaculus isolate mJacJac1 chromosome 2, mJacJac1.mat.Y.cur, whole genome shotgun sequence includes these proteins:
- the Vgf gene encoding neurosecretory protein VGF produces MNTLRWPTSVLFCLFLLVKGLGAAPPGRPGAQPPPLSSEHEEPLAGDAVPRPKVDSVPEIRAARNSEPQDQGELFQGVDPRALAAVLLQALDHPASPSAPAGSQQGPAEETAEALLTESVRSQTHSLPAPEIPAPAAPPRPQTQETGPEPEDRSEELEALASLLQELRDFSPSSAKRQQETAAAETETRTHTLTRVNLESPGPERVWRASWGEFQARVPERAPLPPGAPSQFQARLPESAPLPETHQFGDGVSSPKTHLGETLAPLSKAYQALSVPFPKGRRPESSLLGGSEAGERLLQQGLAQVEAGRRQAEATRQAAAQEERLADLASDLLLQYLLQGGARQRSLGGRGLPETQQEREGEREEVEAEQERRGGEERVGDEDEEAAEAEAEAEEAERARQNALLFAEEEEEDGEAGAEDKRSQEETPGHRRKDAEGAEEGGEEEEEDNDDDDDEEMDPQTIDSLIELSTKLHLPADDVVSIIEEVEEKRKRKKNAPPEPVPPPRAAPVPTHVRSPQPPPPAPAPAREELPDWNEVLPPWDREENEVFPPGPYHPFPNYIRPRTLQPPASSRRRHFHHALPPSRHSPDLEAQARRAQEEAEAEERRLQEQEELENYIEHVLLRRP; encoded by the coding sequence ATGAACACCCTCAGGTGGCCGACATCCgtcctcttctgtctctttctactgGTCAAGGGGTTAGGAGCAGCACCCCCCGGGCGCCCCGGGGCGCAGCCTCCTCCCCTCAGCTCTGAGCATGAAGAGCCGCTAGCTGGGGATGCAGTGCCCAGGCCAAAGGTGGACAGCGTCCCAGAGATCCGAGCTGCTCGGAATTCCGAGCCGCAGGACCAGGGAGAGCTGTTCCAGGGCGTGGATCCCCGGGCGCTGGCCGCGGTGCTGTTGCAGGCATTGGACCACCCGGCCTCGCCTTCCGCGCCCGCAGGCTCCCAGCAGGGGCCGGCGGAAGAAACCGCCGAAGCTCTGTTGACCGAGTCCGTCCGCAGCCAGACCCACAGCCTCCCGGCGCCTGAGATCCCAGCGCCCGCGGCTCCGCCTCGACCTCAGACTCAGGAGACCGGTCCCGAGCCCGAGGACCGCTCGGAGGAGCTCGAGGCATTGGCATCCCTCCTCCAAGAACTTCGAGATTTCAGCCCGAGCAGCGCCAAGCGCCAGCAAGAGACGGCGGCGGCAGAGACGGAAACCCGCACACACACGCTGACCCGAGTCAATCTGGAGAGCCCCGGGCCCGAGCGCGTGTGGCGCGCATCCTGGGGAGAGTTCCAGGCACGAGTCCCGGAGCGCGCGCCTCTGCCTCCGGGGGCCCCTTCGCAATTCCAAGCGCGCCTGCCCGAGAGCGCACCCCTTCCCGAAACCCATCAGTTCGGGGATGGAGTGTCTTCCCCTAAGACACACTTGGGCGAGACTTTGGCACCCTTATCCAAGGCGTACCAAGCCCTGAGTGTCCCTTTCCCTAAGGGGCGCCGGCCGGAGAGCTCACTTCTGGGCGGCTCCGAGGCGGGGGAACGCCTACTACAGCAAGGGCTGGCGCAGGTCGAGGCTGGGCGGCGGCAGGCCGAGGCTACCCGGCAGGCCGCGGCGCAAGAGGAGAGGTTGGCCGATCTCGCCTCGGACCTGCTGCTCCAGTATTTGCTGCAGGGCGGAGCCCGGCAACGCAGCCTGGGGGGTCGGGGGCTGCCGGAGACGCAGCAGGAGCGAGAGGGCGAGAGGGAGGAGGTGGAGGCGGAGCAGGAGAGACgcggaggagaggagagggtgggggaCGAGGATGAGGAGGCGGCGGAGGCGGAGGCAGAGGCGGAGGAGGCGGAGAGGGCGCGGCAGAACGCGCTGCTGTTtgccgaggaggaggaggaggacggagAAGCCGGAGCCGAGGACAAGCGCTCCCAGGAGGAGACGCCAGGCCATCGGCGGAAGGATGCCGAAGGGGCCGAGGAgggcggggaggaggaggaggaggacaacgATGACGACGACGATGAAGAGATGGACCCGCAGACCATCGATAGCCTCATCGAACTGTCCACCAAACTCCACCTGCCAGCCGACGATGTGGTCAGCATCATCGAAGAGGTGGAGGAGAAACGGAAACGGAAGAAGAACGCCCCTCCCGAGCCGGTGCCACCTCCCCGGGCCGCCCCCGTCCCCACCCACGTCCGCTCCCCGCAGCCCCCACCTCCCGCCCCGGCTCCAGCTCGAGAGGAGCTGCCGGACTGGAACGAAGTGCTCCCGCCCTGGGATCGGGAGGAGAACGAGGTGTTTCCCCCGGGGCCCTATCACCCTTTCCCCAACTACATCCGGCCGCGGACGCTGCAGCCGCCGGCCTCCTCCCGCCGCCGCCACTTCCACCACGCCCTGCCGCCTTCGCGCCACTCTCCGGacctggaggcccaggcgcgGCGCGCGCAGGAGGAGGCGGAGGCCGAGGAGCGCCGGCTGCAGGAGCAGGAGGAGCTGGAGAATTACATCGAGCACGTGCTGCTCCGGCGCCCGTGA